In Cytobacillus oceanisediminis, the following proteins share a genomic window:
- the thrS gene encoding threonine--tRNA ligase, with protein sequence MSEVVKVSFPDGAVKEFPKGTTTEDIAASISPGLKKKAIAGKLDGEMYDLRRPIEKDGAIEIVTPDSNDALEVLRHSTAHLMAQAIKRLYKNVKLGVGPVIEGGFYYDIDLEESLSPEDLPVIEKEMKKIINENLDIVRKEVSRNEAVQMYKEIGDEYKLELIEAIPEDETVTIYEQGEFFDLCRGVHVPSTGKLKEFKLLSIAGAYWRGDSDNKMLQRIYGTGFFKKEDLAEHLRLLEEAKERDHRKIGKELNLFMNSQKVGQGLPMWLPKGATIRRNIERYIVDKEERLGYDHVYTPIMGSVDLYKTSGHWDHYQEDMFPVMEMDNEQLVLRPMNCPHHMMIYKNGIHSYRELPIRIAELGTMHRYEMSGALSGLQRVRGMTLNDAHIFVRPDQIKEEFKRVVHLVLEVYKDFDINDYSFRLSYRDPQDTEKYFDDDEMWEKAQAMLKEAMDEIGLDYFEAEGEAAFYGPKLDVQVKTALGKDETLSTVQLDFLLPERFDLTYVAEDGKPHRPVVIHRGVVSTMERFVAFLIEEYKGAFPTWLAPVQVQVIPVSPDIHFNYAKQVQEQLQAEGFRVELDDRNEKIGYKIREAQMQKTPYMLVVGDNEVAEKAVNVRKYGEQKSETVSFEDFISALKAEVKR encoded by the coding sequence ATGTCAGAAGTTGTTAAAGTTTCGTTTCCAGATGGAGCTGTAAAGGAGTTTCCAAAGGGAACGACAACAGAAGATATTGCAGCTTCGATCAGCCCGGGCCTGAAGAAAAAGGCAATTGCCGGCAAGCTGGATGGAGAAATGTATGATCTTCGCCGTCCAATCGAAAAGGATGGAGCTATTGAAATTGTAACACCGGACTCAAACGATGCGCTGGAGGTTCTTCGCCACAGTACTGCCCATCTAATGGCGCAGGCAATCAAGCGTTTATATAAAAATGTAAAGCTTGGGGTAGGTCCTGTCATTGAAGGCGGATTTTATTATGACATCGACCTGGAAGAATCACTTTCACCAGAAGACCTTCCTGTGATTGAAAAAGAAATGAAGAAAATCATTAATGAAAACCTTGACATTGTCCGCAAGGAAGTCAGCCGTAATGAGGCGGTTCAGATGTACAAGGAAATTGGTGATGAATACAAGCTTGAACTGATTGAAGCCATCCCGGAAGATGAAACAGTGACAATCTATGAGCAGGGAGAATTCTTTGATCTCTGCCGCGGAGTCCACGTTCCATCGACTGGCAAACTAAAAGAGTTTAAATTATTAAGTATTGCTGGCGCCTACTGGAGAGGCGACAGTGACAATAAGATGCTTCAGCGCATTTATGGAACAGGTTTCTTTAAGAAGGAAGACCTGGCTGAGCATTTGCGTCTCCTTGAGGAAGCGAAAGAGCGTGACCATCGTAAAATCGGCAAAGAGCTTAACTTGTTCATGAATTCGCAAAAAGTCGGACAGGGCTTGCCGATGTGGCTTCCAAAAGGGGCAACAATCCGCCGCAACATAGAGCGCTATATCGTTGACAAGGAAGAAAGACTGGGCTATGACCATGTATATACTCCGATCATGGGAAGTGTAGATCTTTATAAAACATCCGGCCATTGGGATCATTATCAGGAAGACATGTTCCCTGTAATGGAAATGGATAACGAACAGCTTGTTCTTCGTCCAATGAATTGCCCGCATCATATGATGATCTATAAGAATGGCATCCACAGCTACCGTGAACTGCCAATCCGTATTGCTGAGCTTGGAACAATGCACCGCTATGAAATGTCAGGAGCACTATCCGGCCTTCAGCGTGTACGCGGCATGACTCTTAACGATGCTCATATCTTTGTCCGCCCTGACCAGATTAAGGAAGAGTTTAAGCGCGTAGTACATCTGGTTCTTGAAGTGTATAAAGACTTCGATATCAATGACTACTCATTCCGTCTTTCCTACAGAGATCCACAGGATACTGAGAAGTACTTTGATGATGATGAAATGTGGGAAAAAGCACAGGCAATGCTTAAAGAAGCCATGGATGAAATCGGTCTTGATTATTTTGAGGCAGAAGGAGAAGCAGCTTTCTACGGTCCGAAATTGGATGTTCAAGTTAAAACTGCGCTTGGCAAGGATGAGACATTATCTACTGTCCAACTGGACTTCTTGCTTCCTGAACGTTTTGACCTGACTTATGTAGCTGAAGATGGAAAGCCTCATCGTCCGGTCGTTATCCACCGCGGTGTCGTTTCCACTATGGAGCGTTTTGTGGCATTCCTGATTGAAGAGTATAAGGGAGCGTTTCCAACTTGGCTTGCCCCAGTTCAAGTCCAGGTCATTCCGGTTTCTCCTGATATTCACTTTAATTATGCAAAACAAGTCCAGGAGCAGCTTCAGGCAGAGGGTTTCCGCGTAGAGCTGGATGACCGTAATGAAAAAATCGGCTATAAGATCCGTGAAGCGCAAATGCAAAAGACTCCATACATGCTTGTTGTAGGGGACAATGAAGTAGCTGAAAAAGCTGTCAATGTCCGTAAATATGGAGAGCAAAAATCAGAAACGGTTTCATTTGAAGACTTCATCTCAGCACTAAAAGCTGAAGTTAAACGATAA
- the ytxC gene encoding putative sporulation protein YtxC produces MIEIIFQSSTDARNFYEHLYEQLQSFCQCDNNILHFEGQHIVRISADNSGAVLNTVKEVFFQFIVNQKQDDWFKRILMEHYYYEDEGEQQQILEIIHSILEGSREDLAAFVSGLDVKESLKSAIDQLFQNNISFSFDSFVKFRMRPLMNEMTKYVEVSIDEYKMEQEYQMFIHTLRDFLSGKQPKINTIHVLMDEGVYFYDEQLCEIKRGELLRMIDRKLLSNHPVYVDSVTIAPLLSIAPSAIYLYSDDFEQPLVRTIRNIFEERLELSSIEAFYNYQNAHSYADDEKCKRYP; encoded by the coding sequence TTGATCGAAATCATTTTCCAAAGCAGCACGGATGCGAGGAATTTTTATGAGCATCTTTATGAACAGCTGCAGTCTTTTTGTCAATGTGATAATAATATTCTTCATTTTGAAGGTCAACATATAGTCAGAATTTCTGCTGATAATAGCGGCGCTGTCCTAAATACTGTTAAGGAAGTATTTTTTCAATTTATAGTGAATCAGAAGCAGGATGATTGGTTTAAACGGATACTCATGGAGCATTATTATTATGAGGACGAAGGTGAGCAGCAGCAGATTCTTGAAATCATTCACTCTATTTTGGAAGGAAGCCGGGAGGATCTTGCTGCGTTTGTCAGTGGCCTGGATGTAAAAGAAAGTTTGAAAAGCGCAATTGATCAGCTGTTCCAGAATAACATTTCCTTTTCTTTTGATTCTTTCGTAAAATTCCGAATGCGGCCGCTTATGAATGAAATGACCAAATACGTTGAAGTTTCCATCGATGAATATAAAATGGAGCAGGAATATCAGATGTTTATTCATACATTGAGAGATTTCCTGTCAGGAAAGCAGCCAAAGATTAATACGATCCATGTCCTGATGGATGAAGGCGTATATTTTTATGATGAGCAATTGTGCGAAATTAAACGCGGAGAGCTATTAAGAATGATTGACCGCAAGCTATTATCCAATCATCCTGTATACGTGGATTCCGTTACGATTGCGCCGCTGCTCTCAATCGCACCTTCAGCTATTTATCTGTATTCAGATGATTTCGAGCAGCCGCTGGTCAGAACAATCCGCAATATTTTTGAAGAAAGACTTGAATTAAGCTCTATCGAAGCCTTTTATAATTATCAAAACGCCCATTCTTATGCCGATGATGAAAAATGTAAAAGATACCCTTGA
- the dnaI gene encoding primosomal protein DnaI, protein MEKINETLRRLAGNEGFQKRYELMRNQTLNHPEVKAFIQTHRDELTSEMVEKSLSKLFEYTQQSKECNKCPSLEGCVNFMQGYHPELVIQRGSVDLKYDKCPRKVMHDEKRRNEKLIQSLYVPSDILHATFDSIYDDDDRIEAVDKAASFVMDYQPGSKGKGIYFYGKFGVGKSYLLGAIANKLASQKVSSMIVYVPELFRELKNSIGDQTLNSKIETIKKAPVLMFDDIGAETMSSWTRDEILGPILQFRMQESLPTFFTSNFDLQGLEHHLSYSQRGEEEKMKARRIMERIKYLAEPVLVEGPNRRV, encoded by the coding sequence ATGGAGAAAATTAATGAAACATTAAGGCGCCTTGCGGGCAATGAAGGTTTTCAAAAAAGGTATGAATTGATGAGAAACCAAACGCTCAATCACCCTGAAGTGAAGGCTTTTATCCAAACTCATCGGGATGAATTAACATCCGAGATGGTTGAAAAGAGCCTTAGCAAACTCTTTGAGTATACACAGCAGAGCAAGGAGTGCAATAAATGTCCGAGCTTGGAGGGCTGTGTGAATTTTATGCAGGGCTATCATCCGGAACTTGTGATTCAAAGAGGATCGGTCGATCTGAAATATGATAAGTGCCCGCGCAAGGTCATGCACGATGAGAAGCGGAGAAATGAAAAATTAATTCAGAGCTTATATGTACCATCGGATATCCTTCATGCCACTTTTGATTCCATATATGATGATGACGATCGCATTGAGGCTGTTGATAAGGCGGCATCTTTTGTTATGGACTACCAGCCGGGATCCAAGGGAAAGGGAATTTATTTTTATGGGAAATTCGGTGTAGGCAAATCTTATTTGCTTGGTGCTATTGCCAATAAGCTTGCAAGCCAGAAAGTATCCTCCATGATTGTCTACGTTCCTGAACTATTCAGGGAATTGAAAAATTCAATTGGAGATCAAACTTTGAACAGCAAGATTGAAACCATTAAAAAAGCACCGGTTTTAATGTTCGATGACATTGGTGCAGAAACCATGTCCAGCTGGACAAGGGATGAGATTTTAGGGCCGATTCTGCAGTTCCGCATGCAGGAAAGCCTGCCAACCTTCTTTACTTCCAATTTCGACCTGCAGGGTCTCGAACATCATCTCTCCTACAGCCAGCGCGGCGAGGAAGAGAAAATGAAGGCAAGGAGAATCATGGAGCGCATTAAATACCTTGCTGAACCAGTGCTTGTGGAAGGACCGAACAGAAGAGTATAA
- a CDS encoding replication initiation and membrane attachment family protein, with protein MAQHWQEMLPIDRYTVAASGLLHDYDRKVLTLLYQPLIGSLCFSLYMTLWAELEENRLWSSSNSHHSLMNFMDLGLKDIYEARLKLEGIGLLKVYVNKGEETRSFIYELLPPLTPEQFFLDGMLNIYLYKKLGRNQFMRLKRFFSDQKVKTATGYEEVTKAFQDVFQSGHPGSFEIDDEVVQMMNESEVEGYIGRQEQEGIQIGNEDFNFELLQAGLNESLVPKKAITVKVKESISNLAFLYGIDPIQMKNIVISAVNEDNEINIDELRKSARDWYQFQNQDQLPSLIDRVQPAIHQTHKKQPETQEEELIRYLEITSPRQLLKDISGGAEPSKADLQIIEDVMFQQKLLPGVINVLIQYVMLKTDMKLTKGYVEKIAGHWARKKIKTPQEAMLLAKKEHRQYLDWAEGKKAASTTGNKKKPIRTEMLPDWFDEKSSASAKKKEPQQQISEKDQYELEMKKKELHEKLKKLRSQEVTD; from the coding sequence ATGGCCCAGCATTGGCAGGAGATGCTCCCCATTGATCGATATACAGTAGCAGCCAGCGGGCTTTTGCATGATTATGATCGAAAAGTGCTGACGCTGTTATACCAGCCGCTCATTGGCTCTTTGTGCTTCAGTTTATATATGACATTATGGGCGGAACTTGAAGAAAATCGGCTATGGTCATCTTCTAATTCTCACCATAGTTTAATGAATTTCATGGACTTGGGGCTCAAGGATATATATGAAGCCCGCCTCAAGCTTGAGGGGATAGGACTTTTAAAGGTATACGTAAACAAAGGTGAAGAGACAAGGTCATTTATTTATGAACTGCTTCCCCCGCTGACACCTGAACAATTTTTCCTTGATGGCATGCTCAATATTTACCTTTATAAGAAATTGGGCAGAAACCAATTTATGAGGCTGAAACGCTTCTTCTCAGACCAGAAGGTGAAGACAGCCACAGGGTATGAGGAAGTAACCAAGGCTTTTCAGGATGTATTTCAATCAGGACACCCCGGTTCTTTTGAGATTGACGATGAAGTGGTGCAGATGATGAATGAATCAGAGGTGGAAGGGTATATTGGAAGGCAGGAGCAGGAAGGTATTCAAATCGGGAATGAAGATTTTAATTTTGAACTGCTTCAGGCAGGGCTGAATGAATCACTAGTACCAAAAAAGGCTATTACAGTTAAAGTAAAGGAATCCATCAGCAATCTTGCCTTTTTGTACGGAATCGACCCTATTCAAATGAAAAATATCGTCATCAGCGCTGTAAATGAAGATAATGAGATAAACATTGATGAGTTGAGAAAATCTGCACGGGACTGGTATCAATTCCAAAACCAGGACCAGCTGCCATCCCTAATTGACAGGGTTCAGCCTGCCATCCATCAGACTCATAAAAAACAGCCTGAAACGCAGGAAGAAGAGTTGATCCGTTATTTGGAAATCACCTCACCAAGGCAGCTGTTAAAAGATATATCAGGAGGGGCAGAGCCATCTAAAGCCGATCTGCAGATCATTGAAGATGTCATGTTTCAGCAAAAGCTTTTGCCAGGGGTAATTAATGTGCTGATTCAATATGTTATGCTCAAAACAGATATGAAATTGACCAAAGGCTACGTAGAAAAAATAGCAGGCCACTGGGCTAGAAAGAAAATAAAAACACCCCAGGAAGCTATGCTTTTAGCTAAGAAAGAACACCGGCAATACCTGGATTGGGCGGAAGGAAAGAAAGCAGCCAGCACAACTGGAAACAAAAAGAAGCCGATCAGGACAGAGATGCTTCCGGACTGGTTTGATGAAAAAAGCAGTGCATCCGCCAAAAAGAAAGAGCCCCAGCAGCAAATAAGCGAAAAGGATCAGTATGAACTGGAAATGAAAAAAAAGGAGCTTCATGAAAAATTAAAAAAACTGCGTTCACAGGAGGTGACTGATTGA
- the nrdR gene encoding transcriptional regulator NrdR, translating to MRCPSCQNNNTRVLDSRPVDDSRSIRRRRECEKCGYRFTTFEKVEEIPLIVVKKEGTREEFSREKILRGLIKACEKRPVALKDLEDITFEVEKELRSNGVSEIKSDEIGEMVMDRLANVDDVAYVRFASVYRQFKDINVFIDELKELIKKEHS from the coding sequence ATGAGATGCCCTTCATGCCAAAACAATAATACCCGTGTTCTCGATTCCCGTCCTGTTGATGACAGCAGGTCCATTCGGCGCAGAAGGGAATGCGAGAAATGCGGATACCGGTTTACGACTTTTGAAAAAGTGGAAGAAATTCCTTTAATCGTTGTGAAAAAAGAAGGCACCAGAGAGGAATTCAGCCGGGAAAAAATACTGAGAGGCCTTATTAAAGCATGTGAAAAGAGGCCGGTTGCCCTAAAGGACCTGGAGGACATTACTTTTGAAGTGGAAAAAGAGCTCCGCAGCAACGGTGTCTCCGAAATAAAAAGCGATGAAATTGGCGAAATGGTCATGGACAGGCTCGCAAATGTGGATGATGTGGCATATGTTCGTTTCGCATCGGTTTACAGGCAATTTAAAGATATCAATGTTTTTATTGATGAACTCAAAGAATTAATCAAAAAAGAACACTCTTAA